One genomic window of Haloferax mediterranei ATCC 33500 includes the following:
- a CDS encoding ABC transporter permease → MIENQNQDSKLTDRIAANPRPALVWAAIGVVLILPEVGALVQAVGGLLSAVLGVLGQAEVAASIKAFGDQIPTLLSRDVIGNSGHYNGTTWEGNFLGLEPGIAWFIRVALVYAYSAVFIGWLINGYFRYREHYREADWTPGDDIVNRFRRHSWGKFGFVVVAIFLVMAVFAPAIGPTTVDKNIRNPYSNEITYWDEEVSSIESMAVGDANIQSSSKGSPDRNVGPMQYDDFGRFHPFGTTTDGKDLFTFVASGARVSLSIALLSIMLAAGMALLLALVTAYYKGIADLAAVLASDSVQAIPMFMLLIIVFVVFSGTWLGDLYDGAALMVGIFFVLYWPSLWRAVRGPALQVSGQEWIDAAESFGQAPLVIMKKHMAPYVIGYLLVYSSMTLGGIIIAIAGLSFIGLGIAPPTPEWGRLITDGQPYVASVSWHISLLPGLIITLVVTGFNALGDGVRDAIDPQSEGGESTEAAAAGGSGV, encoded by the coding sequence ATGATTGAGAACCAAAACCAAGACAGCAAACTCACGGATCGCATCGCAGCCAACCCCCGCCCCGCGCTCGTGTGGGCCGCTATCGGTGTGGTCCTTATCCTCCCCGAAGTGGGTGCACTCGTCCAAGCCGTTGGTGGCTTGCTCAGTGCAGTGCTCGGAGTACTCGGGCAAGCCGAGGTCGCGGCGAGCATCAAGGCGTTCGGCGACCAGATTCCGACGCTCCTCTCGCGTGATGTCATCGGTAATTCAGGGCACTACAACGGGACGACCTGGGAAGGCAACTTCCTCGGTCTCGAACCCGGAATTGCGTGGTTCATCCGGGTGGCGCTCGTGTATGCGTACTCGGCAGTGTTCATCGGCTGGCTCATCAACGGGTACTTCCGATACCGAGAACACTACCGCGAAGCCGACTGGACGCCCGGTGACGACATCGTGAATCGCTTCCGCCGCCACAGTTGGGGGAAGTTCGGCTTCGTCGTCGTTGCGATATTCCTCGTGATGGCAGTGTTCGCGCCAGCAATCGGTCCGACCACGGTCGATAAGAACATTCGAAATCCGTACTCGAACGAGATTACCTACTGGGATGAAGAGGTGAGTTCTATCGAATCGATGGCCGTCGGTGACGCGAACATCCAGTCCTCTTCGAAGGGGTCGCCAGACCGGAACGTCGGCCCGATGCAATACGATGACTTCGGCAGGTTCCATCCATTCGGAACAACGACAGACGGCAAGGACTTGTTTACCTTCGTCGCTTCGGGTGCGAGGGTATCGCTCTCCATCGCGCTCCTCTCAATCATGCTTGCTGCGGGTATGGCGTTACTCCTCGCACTCGTCACGGCCTACTACAAGGGTATCGCAGACCTCGCCGCCGTCCTCGCAAGTGACTCTGTACAGGCAATCCCCATGTTCATGTTGCTCATCATCGTCTTCGTGGTCTTTAGCGGAACGTGGCTTGGGGACCTGTACGATGGGGCCGCGTTAATGGTCGGCATCTTCTTCGTCCTCTACTGGCCGAGTCTGTGGCGTGCAGTCCGTGGTCCCGCCCTCCAAGTGTCGGGCCAAGAGTGGATCGACGCTGCGGAGAGCTTCGGTCAGGCACCGCTCGTCATCATGAAGAAACATATGGCACCGTACGTCATCGGATACCTTCTCGTCTACTCGTCGATGACCCTCGGTGGCATCATAATCGCCATCGCCGGGTTGTCGTTCATTGGCCTCGGCATCGCACCGCCAACACCCGAGTGGGGGCGGCTAATTACAGACGGACAACCATACGTTGCGAGTGTCTCGTGGCACATCTCGCTCCTTCCCGGTCTCATCATCACGCTCGTCGTGACTGGTTTCAACGCGCTCGGTGACGGTGTCCGTGACGCAATCGACCCACAGAGTGAGGGCGGAGAAAGTACTGAAGCTGCTGCAGCAGGGGGGTCGGGCGTATGA
- a CDS encoding DUF7556 family protein — protein sequence MTPDATASVDDSGAEVMASVDRTQTGQRLIIADISRDDAWLAADVADALALDNWR from the coding sequence ATGACGCCGGATGCGACGGCTTCCGTCGACGACTCGGGCGCCGAGGTTATGGCCTCGGTGGATCGTACCCAGACGGGCCAGCGTCTTATTATCGCGGATATCTCCCGCGACGACGCGTGGCTCGCTGCAGACGTAGCCGACGCACTCGCACTCGACAACTGGCGATAA
- a CDS encoding ABC transporter substrate-binding protein codes for MPDTNKLSRRRFLKATGGAATAAALAGCTGGDGSEGTETTDSETGTEQTGGGETEGDILKYINSTVTTLDPVAMTDEASNHVVTNIHQALVHYPKGEARTEALLASDYSVSEDGTEYTFTLNDATFHDGSTVTADDVIYSWERLAGSEHTRRASFLLDTLSVVHETETTTNGEGEEVETYKPGTLGVEKVDEKTVKVKLSSPFASTLGMLAYGVFSIHPENIVGDVEGYDGEMEYTEFATKNPVGCGPYKLEKWEQGTSVDIVKYDDYFGGEVKNDGVHWQIIEDTDAKWTYTMEKNADAFAIPTPKYDPSLVNVEETDDVGRELGSYGPVRNGDTLNYSAISELTTYYIGFSMSNVPKPVRKAVAYAVNREVIVSEVFKNRGRSAFHLTPPAIYPGGSSAYDKHAEEKYPYGINESRLDKAREIMEAEGYNKDNKYTLQWTQYKSATWSAMAKILRDQLASVHINMKIEEAPFATLTQRGRQGNLELYTLGWGADYPEASNFLQLLNPADTIIGGESTPVSYLDWSEETGDASQKATDAWQTVLDNKATTEEAAAARDEAYVALEEANWEDIGFINLYHPKGELFWYDRIDYQPPGAMGAASAMDKDITLSESK; via the coding sequence ATGCCAGACACTAACAAACTCTCGCGTCGCCGTTTCCTGAAGGCAACGGGTGGGGCTGCTACGGCCGCTGCCCTCGCCGGTTGTACCGGCGGCGATGGTAGCGAAGGAACAGAGACCACCGATTCCGAGACCGGAACGGAACAGACTGGCGGTGGGGAGACCGAGGGAGACATCCTCAAGTACATCAACTCGACGGTTACGACTCTGGACCCCGTCGCGATGACGGACGAAGCGTCGAACCACGTCGTCACGAACATCCACCAGGCGCTCGTCCACTACCCGAAGGGCGAAGCGCGCACCGAAGCCCTCCTCGCATCTGACTACTCTGTCTCTGAGGACGGGACCGAGTACACGTTCACGCTGAACGATGCGACCTTCCACGACGGCTCTACGGTCACCGCAGACGACGTCATCTACTCCTGGGAACGCCTCGCTGGCTCCGAGCACACTCGCCGTGCGAGTTTCCTGCTCGACACTCTCAGTGTCGTCCACGAAACCGAGACGACGACCAACGGCGAGGGCGAAGAAGTGGAGACGTACAAGCCCGGCACCCTGGGTGTCGAAAAGGTCGACGAAAAGACGGTAAAGGTCAAGCTCTCTTCGCCATTCGCGTCCACGCTCGGCATGCTCGCATACGGTGTCTTCTCGATTCACCCCGAGAACATCGTCGGCGACGTCGAAGGCTACGACGGCGAGATGGAGTACACGGAGTTCGCAACCAAGAACCCGGTCGGTTGTGGTCCGTACAAGCTCGAAAAGTGGGAACAGGGTACGTCTGTCGACATCGTCAAGTACGACGACTACTTCGGCGGCGAAGTCAAAAACGACGGCGTCCACTGGCAGATCATCGAAGACACCGACGCCAAATGGACGTACACGATGGAGAAGAATGCCGACGCGTTCGCAATTCCGACGCCGAAGTACGACCCCAGTCTTGTGAACGTCGAAGAGACCGACGATGTCGGCCGTGAACTCGGTAGCTACGGCCCGGTTCGTAACGGTGATACCCTGAACTACTCGGCAATCTCCGAACTCACGACCTACTACATCGGCTTTAGCATGTCCAACGTGCCGAAGCCGGTCCGCAAAGCCGTCGCATACGCAGTTAACCGCGAAGTCATCGTGAGCGAGGTCTTCAAGAACCGCGGTCGCTCCGCGTTCCACCTCACCCCACCGGCAATCTACCCCGGTGGCTCCAGCGCCTACGACAAGCACGCCGAAGAAAAGTACCCATACGGCATCAACGAGTCTCGCCTCGACAAGGCCCGCGAGATCATGGAAGCAGAAGGGTACAACAAGGACAACAAGTACACGCTGCAATGGACGCAGTACAAGTCGGCAACCTGGTCGGCGATGGCGAAGATTCTCCGCGACCAGCTTGCGAGCGTTCACATCAACATGAAGATCGAGGAAGCGCCGTTCGCGACGCTGACCCAGCGCGGTCGTCAGGGTAACCTCGAACTGTACACGCTCGGATGGGGTGCCGACTACCCAGAAGCGAGCAACTTCCTCCAGCTTCTGAACCCGGCAGACACCATCATCGGTGGCGAGTCGACCCCGGTTTCGTATCTCGACTGGAGCGAAGAAACCGGCGACGCTTCGCAGAAGGCGACCGATGCGTGGCAGACTGTCCTCGATAACAAGGCGACGACCGAGGAGGCTGCCGCCGCACGCGACGAGGCATACGTCGCCCTCGAAGAGGCCAACTGGGAGGACATCGGCTTCATCAACCTCTACCACCCGAAGGGTGAGCTGTTCTGGTACGACCGGATCGACTACCAGCCGCCGGGTGCGATGGGTGCTGCGTCCGCAATGGACAAGGACATCACGCTCTCCGAGAGTAAGTAA
- a CDS encoding PPC domain-containing DNA-binding protein, protein MNARAVTVSEEYLASLEHGADWREEIEEFCAREDIESAWFNAMGAVQDAEIWFYDQTDQEYQSVTFDEPLEVATCVGNVSLLDGEPFAHTHAVLSRRSGQSLAGHLDSATVFAGEVYLRAFDEPLEREHDNVTDLDLWL, encoded by the coding sequence ATGAACGCTCGAGCGGTGACGGTGAGCGAGGAGTACCTCGCGAGCCTCGAACACGGGGCAGACTGGCGCGAAGAGATAGAGGAGTTCTGTGCCCGAGAGGACATCGAGTCCGCGTGGTTCAACGCCATGGGTGCCGTTCAGGACGCCGAAATCTGGTTCTACGACCAGACGGACCAGGAGTACCAGTCTGTCACGTTCGACGAACCACTCGAAGTCGCCACCTGCGTCGGTAACGTTTCGCTTCTCGACGGCGAACCGTTCGCACACACGCACGCGGTACTCTCTCGCCGAAGCGGGCAGTCGCTCGCGGGTCACCTCGACTCGGCGACCGTCTTCGCCGGTGAAGTGTATCTCCGTGCGTTCGACGAGCCACTCGAACGTGAACACGACAACGTAACCGACCTCGACCTCTGGTTGTAG
- a CDS encoding ABC transporter permease, protein MSRWEYLLKRILLALPVVLFGVTVTFFIIRLGPIDPAAAILGPQGATGAEAERIRQQLGLNDPLWQQYFDYLVNLVTLNMPNSWVISPGTPAFELVLIYLPRTMWLGFWSVLIALFVGIPLGFYAGLRPNTIGDYLASFGGIVWRAMPNFWLAVIFVSILAQSNKVLGFEWSSLLVETNIVTPPSLAFLAHPLESLTNPGEAFTEFLKATKQVAPAALVLGSSSMGNEMRIGRTAVLETINSNYVETARAKGLSERSIVWKHVFRNALIPLIPIITSEAFILISGSVLVELVFAINGMGYLFFQASVQGDLPLVGALMYISIVLLVSVNILQDILYTVVDPRVGIDQN, encoded by the coding sequence ATGAGCCGCTGGGAGTATCTACTCAAACGGATTCTACTAGCGCTTCCAGTAGTCCTCTTTGGTGTCACAGTTACCTTCTTCATTATCCGGCTCGGGCCGATAGACCCGGCCGCGGCTATCCTTGGTCCCCAAGGTGCAACGGGTGCCGAAGCGGAACGGATTCGGCAGCAACTTGGCTTGAACGACCCGCTGTGGCAGCAGTACTTCGACTACCTGGTGAATTTGGTGACGCTTAATATGCCCAACTCGTGGGTTATCAGCCCGGGTACGCCGGCGTTCGAACTCGTGCTGATTTACCTCCCGCGGACGATGTGGCTCGGCTTCTGGTCGGTGCTCATCGCGCTGTTCGTCGGTATCCCGCTTGGGTTCTACGCGGGACTCCGTCCGAACACCATCGGAGACTACCTCGCTTCGTTCGGGGGTATCGTCTGGCGCGCAATGCCGAACTTCTGGCTCGCCGTCATCTTCGTCAGTATCCTTGCGCAGTCGAACAAGGTGCTCGGATTCGAGTGGTCGTCGCTACTCGTTGAAACGAACATCGTGACACCGCCCTCGCTCGCGTTCTTGGCGCATCCGCTCGAATCGCTCACGAACCCCGGCGAGGCATTTACCGAGTTCCTAAAGGCAACCAAACAAGTTGCCCCCGCAGCCCTCGTTCTTGGCTCGTCGTCCATGGGGAACGAGATGCGTATCGGGCGCACAGCGGTACTGGAGACTATCAACTCCAACTACGTCGAGACGGCGCGTGCGAAAGGTCTCTCCGAGCGAAGTATCGTCTGGAAGCACGTGTTCCGGAACGCGCTCATCCCGCTCATTCCAATCATCACGAGCGAGGCGTTCATCCTCATCAGCGGGTCCGTCCTCGTCGAACTGGTATTCGCTATCAACGGGATGGGGTACCTGTTCTTTCAGGCATCCGTGCAGGGTGACCTCCCGCTCGTGGGTGCGTTGATGTACATCTCTATCGTCTTGCTCGTGTCCGTGAACATCCTCCAAGACATCCTCTACACCGTCGTGGACCCCCGCGTCGGAATTGATCAGAACTGA